GCGCTTCGAGATGAGCCAGGATATCGGCTCGGCCCTGCCGGAATGGCCGGTGGAGCACTGCATCAAATGCCTGTGCTTCTATCATCCGGACGACGCTCTGGAACTGAAGCAGACCCAGCAGGACAAGCTGCGCGGCCTGTTCGAGGCGGCGCGCAAGGTCGGGCGCGAACTCCTGATCGAGATCATTGCCGGCAAGAACGGCCCGCTCGGCCCCGACACCATCTCCCGCGCGCTGGAGGAGATCTACGCGCTCGGCATCAAGCCCGACTGGTGGAAGCTCGAGCCGCAATCCTCACCTGCTGCCTGGGCGGCCATCGAGCAGACCATCGCGAAGCACGACCCCTGGTGCCGCGGCGTCCTCCTGCTCGGCCTCGACGCGCCGGTCGAGGAGCTGGAAGCCGGCTTTGCCGCCACGGCCAATGCGCCCATCGTCAAGGGTTTCGCAGTCGGCCGCACCATCTTCATGTCGGCAGCCGAGGGCTGGCTTTCGGGCCAGCTGGATGACGAGGCTGCCATCGCCGACATGGCCAGGCGCTTCGGCGCGTTGACCGACCTCTGGCTTGCCACGCGCGGCCGCAAGGCGGCATAGCTTTCATGCGATCGGCCCACCCACGCGGGTCATCCCGGCCAAGCCGCGCGAGCGGCGCCGAGCCGGGATCCATGCCTGAACGGTTCCGGCATGGATCCGGGGTCTCGCTTCCCTCGCCCGGGATGACTTCATCATTCGTTGCGGAAAGTCGGAATCCGAAATGACTGGCACCATCCGCCTCACCATGGCGCAGGCCCTGACGCGCTACCTCGCCGCGCAGATGACCGAGATCGACGGAGAGCGTCTCCCGATCTTCGGCGGCGTCTGGGCGATCTTCGGCCATGGCAACGTCGCGGGCCTCGGCGAGGCGCTCTGGCACGAGCGCGAGCGCCTGCCGACCTTCCGCGCCCATAACGAGCAGGCCATGGCCCATGCCGCCATCGCCTACGCCAAGGCGAACATGCGCCGCCGCTTCATGGCCGCGACCACCTCGATCGGCCCCGGCGCGACCAACCTCGTCACCGCTGCGGCGCTGGCCCATGTCAACCGCCTGCCGGTGCTGCTGCTGCCGGGCGACGTCTTCGCCAACCGCATTCCCGATCCCGTCCTCCAGCAGGTCGAGGCTTTCGGCGACGGCACCGTCTCGGCGAATGACTGCTTTAAGCCCGTCTCGCGCTATTTCGACCGCATCACCCGGCCCGGGCAGATCATCCCGGCGCTCGCCCGCGCCATGCAGGTGCTGACCGACCCCGCCGAATGCGGCCCTGTGACGCTCGCGCTCTGCCAGGACGTTCAGGCCGAGGCCTATGATTACCCCGAGAGCTTCTTCACTGAACGCCTCTGGACGCCGCGTCGTCCGCGCGCCGACCGCGCCGAGCTGAAGGCCGCCGCCGAGGCCCTGAAGGCCGCAAGGAAGCCATTGATCGTCGCTGGCGGCGGCGTGCTCTATTCCGGCGCCTCCGACGATCTCGCCCGCTTCTCGGCCGCGACGGGCATTCCCGTCTGCGAGACGCAAGGGGGCAAGTCCTCCCTGCCGGACGACAACCCGCTGAACATGGCGGCCGTCGGCGTCACCGGCACCGCGGCCGCCAACCGTCTCGCCGCCGAGGCCGACCTCATCCTCGCGGTCGGCTCACGCCTGCAGGATTTCACCACCGGCTCTTGGGCACTGTTCGGCGCCCCGCAGAAGACGATCATCGGCCTCAACGTTCAGGCTTTCGATGCCGGCAAGCACCGGGCCCTGCCGCTCGTCGCCGACGCGCGCGAAGGTCTTGCCGAACTGGCTGAGGCCATCGCCGGCTGGAAGGCCCCGGAAAGCTGGACCGCCGACGCCAAGGCCGGCAAGGCCGACTGGCGCAGGGAAGCGGATCAGGTCACGGCCGCCACCAACGCCGCCCTGCCCTCGGACGCGCAGGTCATCGGCGCGGTTCAACGCAGTCTCGGCTCGGATATCATTCTGCTGCATGCGGCAGGCGGTCTGCCGGGCGAGTTGCACAAGCTCTGGCAGGCCGGCCCGCCCGGTTCCTGTCACGGCGAATACGGCTTCTCCTGCATGGGCTACGAGATCGCCGGCGGGCTCGGCGCCAAGATGGCGAAACCGGAGAAGGAAATCGTCGTCATGGTCGGCGACGGCTCCTATCTCATGCTCAATTCCGAGATCGCGACCTCGGTGATGCTGGGCCTGAAGCTCACCATCGTCCTGCTCGACAATCGCGGCTACGGCTGCATCAATCGCCTCCAGAACGCCACCGGCAGCGCCTCCTTCAACAACCTGCTGAAGGATGCCCGCCACGAGATGCTGCCCGAGATCGACTTCGTCGCCCATGCCGCGAGCCTCGGCGCCATCGCGACCAAGGCGGCGTCGATTGCCGAGCTGGAGACCGCGCTGGCGCAGGCCAAGGCCAACACCCGCACCACGGTCGTCGTCATCGACACCGACCCGCTGATCTCGACCGGCGCCGGCGGCGCCTGGTGGGACGTGGCGGTGCCCGAGGTCAGCGCGCGCGCGGAAGTCCGGGCGGCGCGAGCCAACTATGAAACCCGCGTGAAGCGGCAGCACATCGGCGACTGAACCCGCCTATCGGAAAGACGAAAGACATGATCCGCATCGGCGCGAACCCCATCGGCTGGTCGAATGACGACATGCTGGAGATCGGCGGCGACATCCCGCTCGAAACCTGCCTGAACGAGGCGCGAGAAGCCGGCTTCACCGGCATGGAGCTCGGCAACAAGTTTCCGCGCGAGGCCGGCAAGCTGAAGCCGATCCTGGACGCTCACGGCCACGCCCTCGTCTCGGGCTGGTACTCGACCGAGCTGCTCGTCCGCGACGTCGCCGCCGAGATGGCGGCCGTCAAGGCTCACGCGACGCTGCTGCGCGACATGGGCTGCTCGGTCCTGATCGCGGCGGAGACGTCGAACGCGATCCATTCCGACATCACCAAGCCGCTTTCGGCGCGGCCGGTCCTGCCCAGGGCGAAATGGGACGATTTCGGCGCGGGCTACACCAACTTCGCCGAGGCGGTGAAGGCCGAGTACGGCCTGCAGCTCGTCTATCACCATCACATGGGCACGGTGGTGCAGACCGAGGCCGAGATCGATCGCTTCATGGGCGTCACCGGCCCGGCCGTCGGCCTTCTGCTCGACACCGGCCATGCCACCTGGGGCGGCGGCGACCCGGCCCGCATCGCCCGCCACTGGAAGGCACGCATCCACCATGTCCACTGCAAGGACATCCGCGAAGCCGTGATGTGGCGCTCCAACCGCGAGGACTGGTCCTTCCTCGAATCCGTGCTCGCCGGCGTCTATACCGTGCCGGGCGACGGCCTCATCGACTATGTCCGCGTGCTCAGGGAGCTTCAGGGCTACTCCGGCTGGATCGTGGTCGAGGCGGAGCAGGATCCGAAGAAGGCCGAGCCGGCGACCTATGCCAAGCTCGGCCATGCCAATCTGGCGCGCTTCATCAAGGAAGCGGGGCTGGCGTAAAGCAGCTTGCAAGCCCTCATCCTGAGGAGCGCTTCGTAAGAAGCGCATCTCGAAGGATGCTCCAGCTGGTTCCGGAGCCTCCTGGAGCATCCTTCGAGACGGCCCTGCGGGCCTCCTCAGGATGAGGGCTACGTTGATCTCCGGCGCGAGGAACGACCCATGTCCCATCTCAAGGTCAAGCCGACCGGCACGCAGGGCCGCGTCACCCATGTCACGCCGGAAAGCGCCGGCTGGACCTATGTCGGCTTCGATCTGCACCGGCTGAAGCCGGGCGAAACCGTCTCGGCCAGGACCGGCGACCGCGAGACCTGCCTCGTCTTCGTCACCGGCAAGGGCGAGGCCACGGCCGGCGGGCAAGGGCTCGGCGAACTCGGCGAGCGCATGACGCCGTTCGAGGGCAAGCCGTGGTCGGTCTATATTCCGCAGGATTCCGATTGGTCGGTCACCGCCACCACCGATCTCGAACTCGCGATCTGCAGCGCGCCGGGGCTCAACGGCGGTTTACCCGTGCGCGTCATCAAGCCCCGCGATCTCGGCCAGGAAATCCGTGGCAAGGGCTCGAACACGCGCCACGTCACCAACATCCTGCCCGAAGGCGAGCCGGCGGATTCCCTGCTGGTGGTCGAGGTCATCACGCCCGCCGGCAACACGTCGAGCTATCCGCCGCACAAGCATGACAGGGACGAGCTGCCGCAAGAGTCATACCTCGAAGAAACCTACTACCACCGCCTCAACCCGCCGCAGGGCTTCGGCTTCCAGCGCGTCTATACCGACGACCGCAGCCTCGACGAAGCGATGGCGATCGAGGATGGCGACGTCGTGCTGGTGCCGAAGGGCTATCACCCCTGCGCCACCTGCCATGGCTACGATCTCTATTATCTCAACGTCATGGCCGGGCCGAAGCGGACATGGAAGTTCCACAACGCCGCCGAGCATGAGTGGATGCTGAAGAGCTGAACCACCTGCCCTTCGGGCGCCGAGGTCAGGCCTGGGCGCCCGTGAGCAGTTCAGTCGGCATCCGTCTCATGGATTGCACTTGTAGACCGTG
Above is a genomic segment from Bosea sp. NBC_00550 containing:
- the iolD gene encoding 3D-(3,5/4)-trihydroxycyclohexane-1,2-dione acylhydrolase (decyclizing) — encoded protein: MTGTIRLTMAQALTRYLAAQMTEIDGERLPIFGGVWAIFGHGNVAGLGEALWHERERLPTFRAHNEQAMAHAAIAYAKANMRRRFMAATTSIGPGATNLVTAAALAHVNRLPVLLLPGDVFANRIPDPVLQQVEAFGDGTVSANDCFKPVSRYFDRITRPGQIIPALARAMQVLTDPAECGPVTLALCQDVQAEAYDYPESFFTERLWTPRRPRADRAELKAAAEALKAARKPLIVAGGGVLYSGASDDLARFSAATGIPVCETQGGKSSLPDDNPLNMAAVGVTGTAAANRLAAEADLILAVGSRLQDFTTGSWALFGAPQKTIIGLNVQAFDAGKHRALPLVADAREGLAELAEAIAGWKAPESWTADAKAGKADWRREADQVTAATNAALPSDAQVIGAVQRSLGSDIILLHAAGGLPGELHKLWQAGPPGSCHGEYGFSCMGYEIAGGLGAKMAKPEKEIVVMVGDGSYLMLNSEIATSVMLGLKLTIVLLDNRGYGCINRLQNATGSASFNNLLKDARHEMLPEIDFVAHAASLGAIATKAASIAELETALAQAKANTRTTVVVIDTDPLISTGAGGAWWDVAVPEVSARAEVRAARANYETRVKRQHIGD
- the iolE gene encoding myo-inosose-2 dehydratase produces the protein MIRIGANPIGWSNDDMLEIGGDIPLETCLNEAREAGFTGMELGNKFPREAGKLKPILDAHGHALVSGWYSTELLVRDVAAEMAAVKAHATLLRDMGCSVLIAAETSNAIHSDITKPLSARPVLPRAKWDDFGAGYTNFAEAVKAEYGLQLVYHHHMGTVVQTEAEIDRFMGVTGPAVGLLLDTGHATWGGGDPARIARHWKARIHHVHCKDIREAVMWRSNREDWSFLESVLAGVYTVPGDGLIDYVRVLRELQGYSGWIVVEAEQDPKKAEPATYAKLGHANLARFIKEAGLA
- the iolB gene encoding 5-deoxy-glucuronate isomerase — protein: MSHLKVKPTGTQGRVTHVTPESAGWTYVGFDLHRLKPGETVSARTGDRETCLVFVTGKGEATAGGQGLGELGERMTPFEGKPWSVYIPQDSDWSVTATTDLELAICSAPGLNGGLPVRVIKPRDLGQEIRGKGSNTRHVTNILPEGEPADSLLVVEVITPAGNTSSYPPHKHDRDELPQESYLEETYYHRLNPPQGFGFQRVYTDDRSLDEAMAIEDGDVVLVPKGYHPCATCHGYDLYYLNVMAGPKRTWKFHNAAEHEWMLKS